In Xiphophorus hellerii strain 12219 chromosome 13, Xiphophorus_hellerii-4.1, whole genome shotgun sequence, the following proteins share a genomic window:
- the LOC116730781 gene encoding plakophilin-4-like isoform X2: MEEGDAEGEGPMVVREGPSRQGLQSESSSATTTTTNLLASVKEQELQFERLTRELEEERQIVASQLEKCMLGAESPAGDSSSSSEKSYAWRSAGGESQGVAAEAPGRHLEVEEGLYLPEGDRASLHDRSGGHSAHMTSYSDSGYQDSSVSYYSNQNVVRSEPRASISRSPRAEGQASGQASSRMLRRMASLPSRSQSPGCGTTGTVSPSRISMRTSQGSTYDSPILSEPKPLAAVFPGTTMPPSCPSPTSPSDATQALGNGGGIGGGVRLGSTLSLIEGRALTGSPLRSGMTAMPQHYGSTLPRQSQSLAYGADPYGLYQRSALPRPDSLIGLHSSYAGHGTQIDPELRAALSPDCQMTPVFDDRSFQSPLYHSPTHDPQGSLYRANTAMGTLPRTTSHCGTLPFQRSSYGLSSAAAFVDSIRVSTEPVYSHRHSALVDRVITRTPSIESIHKDPREFAWRDPELPEVIHMLQHHFPSVQANAAAYLQHLCYGDNRVKVEVCHLGGIQHLVDLLDHKTPEVQKSACGALRNLVYSKATDNNKVALRNCGGVPALLRLLRKTTDNEVRELVTGVLWNLSSCDAVKMTIIRDALSTLTNTVVIPHSGWSTASHRDEHKVKFQSSMLLRNTTGCLRNLSSAGEEARSQLRCCEGLVDSLLHILKACVNTSDYDSKIVENSVCTLRNLSYRLEVEMPSSRLLGNQELDTLLGFSSPVKELDYLCWGKRRRGRKRGGWAEGKWDGVGPIPGFCQSLRGAELLWHPMVVKPYLNLLAESSNPATLEGAAGSLQNLSAGNWKFSAYIRAAVRKEKGLPILVELLRMDNDRVVCSVATALRNMALDSRNKELIGKYAMRDLVNRLPGGTPSVLSDDTVASVCCTLHEVTSRNMENAKALADSGGIEKLVDISKGRGKGYSMKVVKAAAQVLNTLWQYRELRSLYKQDGWNYTHFVTPVSTLERDRYRSQPTLPTSPLQMSPVIQSGGSATSSPAMLGIRRHSSNYQRAQSSMQLDTYYGDSLHKRQYTGSDKKTPYFIGTYSSQSGEDIRRSQHPEPFYDEPDRKNYNSYRMYLSSPQGYGEERYEDEAVHLPSSPDGYATQSLRFKANTNYVDFYSTTRRPSNRANKFTGSPDSWV, translated from the exons ATGGAGGAAGGCGACGCAGAAGGGGAAGGACCCATGGTGGTCAGAGAAGGTCCAAGCCGCCAAGGCCTCCAGTCGGAGTCCAGCTCCGCCACAACAACCACCACCAACCTCCTGGCTTCTGTTAAAGAGCAA GAGCTCCAGTTTGAGCGACTGACCCGGGAGCTGGAAGAGGAGCGGCAGATTGTGGCGAGCCAGCTGGAGAAGTGCATGCTGGGAGCTGAGTCGCCAGCGGGAGACAGTAGCAG CTCTTCTGAGAAGTCGTATGCATGGAGATCTGCAG GTGGAGAGTCTCAGGGTGTGGCTGCAGAGGCACCAGGGCGCCACCTGGAGGTGGAGGAAGGACTGTACCTGCCTGAAGGGGACCGCGCCTCCTTGCATGACA ggTCAGGAGGTCATTCAGCCCACATGACCTCGTATTCAGACAGCGGGTACCAAGACAGCAGCGTCAGTTATTACAGCAACCAGAACGTGGTGCGTTCAGAACCTCGAGCCTCGATATCGAGAAGCCCCAGAGCAGAAGGTCAAGCCTCTGGGCAG GCTTCCAGTCGGATGTTGAGGAGAATGGCTTCCCTCCCCTCCAGGAGCCAGTCACCCGGCTGCGGCACAACCGGAACCGTCTCCCCGTCCCGAATCTCCATGCGAACATCCCAGGGCAGCACCTACGACTCGCCCATCCTGTCTGAGCCCAAACCGCTTGCCGCCGTCTTCCCCGGCACCACCATGCCGCCCTCCTGCCCGTCTCCCACCTCCCCCAGCGACGCCACCCAGGCCCTGGGAAACGGAGGAGGCATCGGAGGCGGGGTCCGCCTGGGCTCCACCCTGTCCTTGATCGAGGGGAGGGCTTTGACGGGGTCTCCGCTGCGTTCTGGGATGACGGCGATGCCTCAGCACTACGGCTCCACGCTGCCCAGACAGAGCCAGTCGCTGGCCTACGGCGCCGATCCGTACGGCCTGTACCAGAGAAGCGCCCTGCCGCGCCCAGACAGCCTGATAG GGCTGCACAGCTCCTACGCCGGCCACGGGACGCAGATCGACCCCGAGCTGCGAGCCGCCCTGTCGCCAGACTGCCAGATGACGCCTGTTTTCGACGACCGCTCCTTCCAAAGCCCCCTGTACCACAGCCCCACACACGACCCCCAGGGCTCCCTCTACAGAGCAAACACAG CTATGGGGACCCTTCCTCGGACCACAAGCCATTGCGGCACGCTGCCGTTCCAAAGAAGCAGCTACGGGCTGAGCTCAGCGGCGGCGTTCGTCGACTCCATCAGGGTGTCCACCGAGCCTGTGTACTCCCACAGACACTCGGCGCTGGTGGACCGGGTCATCACTCGCACGCCGTCCATCGAAAGCATCCACAAGGACCCCAG GGAGTTTGCGTGGCGAGACCCGGAGCTGCCAGAGGTCATCCACATGCTGCAGCATCACTTCCCCTCCGTCCAGGCCAACGCCGCCGCCTACCTGCAGCACCTGTGCTACGGAGACAACAGGGTGAAGGTGGAG GTTTGCCACCTGGGAGGGATCCAGCACCTGGTGGACCTGCTGGATCACAAGACGCCTGAGGTCCAGAAGAGCGCCTGCGGAGCTCTGAGGAACCTGGTGTACAGCAAAGCCACCGACAACAACAAGGTGGCGCTGAGGAACTGCGGCGGCGTTCCCGCTCTGCTGCGCCTCCTCAGAAAAACCACAGACAACGAAGTTCGGGAGCTGGTCACCG GCGTCCTGTGGAACCTCTCCTCGTGCGACGCGGTGAAGATGACCATCATCCGCGACGCTCTGAGCACGCTGACCAACACGGTGGTCATCCCCCACTCGGGCTGGAGCACCGCATCCCACCGCGACGAACACAAGGTCAAGTTCCAGTCCTCCATGCTGCTGCGCAACACCACCGGCTGTCTGAG gaACTTGAGCTCGGCGGGGGAGGAGGCGAGGAGCCAGCTGCGCTGCTGCGAAGGCCTGGTCGACTCGTTGCTGCACATCCTGAAGGCCTGCGTCAACACCTCGGACTACGACAGCAAG ATTGTGGAGAACAGCGTCTGCACCCTGAGGAACCTCTCGTACCGCCTGGAGGTGGAGATGCCGTCCTCCCGTCTCCTTGGCAACCAGGAGCTGGACACCCTGCTGGGTTTCTCCTCGCCGGTGAAGGAGCTGGACTACCTGTGCTGGGGGAAGAGACGGCGCGGCAGGAAGAGGGGCGGCTGGGCCGAAGGCAAG TGGGACGGCGTCGGCCCCATCCCAGGTTTCTGCCAGTCTCTGAGGGGGGCGGAGCTGCTGTGGCACCCCATGGTGGTGAAGCCGTACCTCAACCTGCTGGCTGAGAGCTCCAACCCGGCCACCCTGGAGGGCGCCGCCGGCTCCCTGCAGAACCTCTCCGCTGGAAACTGGAAG TTCTCCGCCTACATCCGAGCCGCTGTGCGTAAAGAGAAAGGTTTGCCCAtcctggtggagctgctgaggATGGACAACGATCGGGTGGTCTGCTCCGTCGCAACCGCACTCAGAAACATGGCGCTGGACAGCCGCAACAAGGAGCTGATCG GAAAGTACGCCATGCGGGACCTGGTGAACCGGCTGCCGGGCGGCACTCCCTCTGTGCTGTCCGACGACACGGTGGCATCGGTGTGCTGCACGCTGCATGAGGTCACCAGCCGCAACATGGAGAACGCCAAAGCTCTGGCTGACAGCGGCGGCATCGAGAAGCTGGTGGACATCAGCAAAGGACGAGGGAAAGG GTACTCAATGAAAGTAGTAAAGGCTGCTGCTCAGGTGTTGAACACACTGTGGCAATACAGAGAGCTGAGGAGTCTCTATAAACAG GACGGATGGAACTACACTCACTTTGTCACCCCAGTGTCCACCCTGGAGAGAGACCGCTACCGTTCCCAGCCGACCCTGCCCACCAGCCCTCTGCAGATGTCCCCTGTCATCCAGTCAG gtggcagtgCAACATCCTCGCCCGCCATGCTCGGGATAAGAAGACACAGCTCAAACTACCAGAGGGCGCAGTCATCTATGCAACTCGACACATATTATGGAGACAGTTTACACAAAAGGCAGTACACAG GGTCAGACAAGAAAACTCCCTATTTTATTGGGACATATTCCTCCCAGTCAGGAGAGGATATAAGAAGATCACAG CATCCAGAGCCATTCTACGACGAACCCGACAGGAAGAACTACAACAGCTACAGAATGTACCTGTCGTCGCCTCAAGGCTACGGCGAGGAGCGCTACGAGGACGAAGCGGTCCACCTGCCGTCCTCGCCCGACGGCTACGCCACCCAGTCGCTCCGATTCAAAGCCAACACCAACTACGTGGACTTCTACTCCACCACGCGGAGGCCTTCCAACAGGGCCAACAAGTTCACCGGGTCCCCCGACTCCTGGGTGTAG
- the LOC116730784 gene encoding uncharacterized protein C7orf57 homolog, giving the protein MSAAAPNHRRTKPGGIKPGAANSGVTGPTSQIPGLCQTATESAAVERTSGRRVGIFETDSDYVKLAKQGGHKGLLSHDVDDDDAPKKAYNPPNWFGEDESKSGSKASSPDSQTKAGRRPLAAPFGTDNNSSWERETDSFSHGKEKMSPDDAVVPMEGLTMSSKYKRISYDKKAPPVSMSKLLSHGYMEEKKKSGNDDDTSSVTSDQTSTVMTEDVDDLD; this is encoded by the exons ATGAGCGCTGCTGCACCCAACCATCGAAGGACCAAACCCGGAG GCATAAAGCCTGGAGCTGCGAACAGCGGCGTGACCGGACCCACCTCCCAGATTCCTGGCCTCTGCCAGACCGCCACCGAGAGCGCGGCGGTGGAGAGGACCAGCGGGCGGCGAGTGGGAATATTTGAGACCGACTCGGACTACGTCAAGCTGGCAAAGCAGGGAGGACACAAAG GCTTATTGAGTCACGATGTTGATGACGATGACGCACCGAAGAAAGCCTACAACCCGCCCAACTGGTTCGGAGAGGATGAGTCAAAGAG CGGAAGCAAAGCCTCGTCTCCTGACAGCCAGACGAAGGCGGGCAGGCGGCCTCTGGCTGCTCCCTTTGGCACTGATAACAATTCCTCCTGGGAAAGAGAGACTGATAGTTTTTCCCATGGTAAAGAGAAG ATGTCTCCAGATGATGCAGTTGTGCCTATGGAGGGTCTGACCATGAGCAGCAAGTATAAGAGAAT ATCCTACGATAAGAAAGCTCCTCCGGTCAGCATGTCCAAGCTGCTCAGTCACGGCTAcatggaggagaagaagaagtcTGGAAATGACGACGATACTTCaa GTGTGACTTCAGATCAGACCAGCACCGTCATGACGGAGGATGTGGATGATCTGGATTAG
- the LOC116730781 gene encoding plakophilin-4-like isoform X1 translates to MEEGDAEGEGPMVVREGPSRQGLQSESSSATTTTTNLLASVKEQELQFERLTRELEEERQIVASQLEKCMLGAESPAGDSSSSSEKSYAWRSAGGESQGVAAEAPGRHLEVEEGLYLPEGDRASLHDSEGSGGHSAHMTSYSDSGYQDSSVSYYSNQNVVRSEPRASISRSPRAEGQASGQASSRMLRRMASLPSRSQSPGCGTTGTVSPSRISMRTSQGSTYDSPILSEPKPLAAVFPGTTMPPSCPSPTSPSDATQALGNGGGIGGGVRLGSTLSLIEGRALTGSPLRSGMTAMPQHYGSTLPRQSQSLAYGADPYGLYQRSALPRPDSLIGLHSSYAGHGTQIDPELRAALSPDCQMTPVFDDRSFQSPLYHSPTHDPQGSLYRANTAMGTLPRTTSHCGTLPFQRSSYGLSSAAAFVDSIRVSTEPVYSHRHSALVDRVITRTPSIESIHKDPREFAWRDPELPEVIHMLQHHFPSVQANAAAYLQHLCYGDNRVKVEVCHLGGIQHLVDLLDHKTPEVQKSACGALRNLVYSKATDNNKVALRNCGGVPALLRLLRKTTDNEVRELVTGVLWNLSSCDAVKMTIIRDALSTLTNTVVIPHSGWSTASHRDEHKVKFQSSMLLRNTTGCLRNLSSAGEEARSQLRCCEGLVDSLLHILKACVNTSDYDSKIVENSVCTLRNLSYRLEVEMPSSRLLGNQELDTLLGFSSPVKELDYLCWGKRRRGRKRGGWAEGKWDGVGPIPGFCQSLRGAELLWHPMVVKPYLNLLAESSNPATLEGAAGSLQNLSAGNWKFSAYIRAAVRKEKGLPILVELLRMDNDRVVCSVATALRNMALDSRNKELIGKYAMRDLVNRLPGGTPSVLSDDTVASVCCTLHEVTSRNMENAKALADSGGIEKLVDISKGRGKGYSMKVVKAAAQVLNTLWQYRELRSLYKQDGWNYTHFVTPVSTLERDRYRSQPTLPTSPLQMSPVIQSGGSATSSPAMLGIRRHSSNYQRAQSSMQLDTYYGDSLHKRQYTGSDKKTPYFIGTYSSQSGEDIRRSQHPEPFYDEPDRKNYNSYRMYLSSPQGYGEERYEDEAVHLPSSPDGYATQSLRFKANTNYVDFYSTTRRPSNRANKFTGSPDSWV, encoded by the exons ATGGAGGAAGGCGACGCAGAAGGGGAAGGACCCATGGTGGTCAGAGAAGGTCCAAGCCGCCAAGGCCTCCAGTCGGAGTCCAGCTCCGCCACAACAACCACCACCAACCTCCTGGCTTCTGTTAAAGAGCAA GAGCTCCAGTTTGAGCGACTGACCCGGGAGCTGGAAGAGGAGCGGCAGATTGTGGCGAGCCAGCTGGAGAAGTGCATGCTGGGAGCTGAGTCGCCAGCGGGAGACAGTAGCAG CTCTTCTGAGAAGTCGTATGCATGGAGATCTGCAG GTGGAGAGTCTCAGGGTGTGGCTGCAGAGGCACCAGGGCGCCACCTGGAGGTGGAGGAAGGACTGTACCTGCCTGAAGGGGACCGCGCCTCCTTGCATGACAGTGAGG ggTCAGGAGGTCATTCAGCCCACATGACCTCGTATTCAGACAGCGGGTACCAAGACAGCAGCGTCAGTTATTACAGCAACCAGAACGTGGTGCGTTCAGAACCTCGAGCCTCGATATCGAGAAGCCCCAGAGCAGAAGGTCAAGCCTCTGGGCAG GCTTCCAGTCGGATGTTGAGGAGAATGGCTTCCCTCCCCTCCAGGAGCCAGTCACCCGGCTGCGGCACAACCGGAACCGTCTCCCCGTCCCGAATCTCCATGCGAACATCCCAGGGCAGCACCTACGACTCGCCCATCCTGTCTGAGCCCAAACCGCTTGCCGCCGTCTTCCCCGGCACCACCATGCCGCCCTCCTGCCCGTCTCCCACCTCCCCCAGCGACGCCACCCAGGCCCTGGGAAACGGAGGAGGCATCGGAGGCGGGGTCCGCCTGGGCTCCACCCTGTCCTTGATCGAGGGGAGGGCTTTGACGGGGTCTCCGCTGCGTTCTGGGATGACGGCGATGCCTCAGCACTACGGCTCCACGCTGCCCAGACAGAGCCAGTCGCTGGCCTACGGCGCCGATCCGTACGGCCTGTACCAGAGAAGCGCCCTGCCGCGCCCAGACAGCCTGATAG GGCTGCACAGCTCCTACGCCGGCCACGGGACGCAGATCGACCCCGAGCTGCGAGCCGCCCTGTCGCCAGACTGCCAGATGACGCCTGTTTTCGACGACCGCTCCTTCCAAAGCCCCCTGTACCACAGCCCCACACACGACCCCCAGGGCTCCCTCTACAGAGCAAACACAG CTATGGGGACCCTTCCTCGGACCACAAGCCATTGCGGCACGCTGCCGTTCCAAAGAAGCAGCTACGGGCTGAGCTCAGCGGCGGCGTTCGTCGACTCCATCAGGGTGTCCACCGAGCCTGTGTACTCCCACAGACACTCGGCGCTGGTGGACCGGGTCATCACTCGCACGCCGTCCATCGAAAGCATCCACAAGGACCCCAG GGAGTTTGCGTGGCGAGACCCGGAGCTGCCAGAGGTCATCCACATGCTGCAGCATCACTTCCCCTCCGTCCAGGCCAACGCCGCCGCCTACCTGCAGCACCTGTGCTACGGAGACAACAGGGTGAAGGTGGAG GTTTGCCACCTGGGAGGGATCCAGCACCTGGTGGACCTGCTGGATCACAAGACGCCTGAGGTCCAGAAGAGCGCCTGCGGAGCTCTGAGGAACCTGGTGTACAGCAAAGCCACCGACAACAACAAGGTGGCGCTGAGGAACTGCGGCGGCGTTCCCGCTCTGCTGCGCCTCCTCAGAAAAACCACAGACAACGAAGTTCGGGAGCTGGTCACCG GCGTCCTGTGGAACCTCTCCTCGTGCGACGCGGTGAAGATGACCATCATCCGCGACGCTCTGAGCACGCTGACCAACACGGTGGTCATCCCCCACTCGGGCTGGAGCACCGCATCCCACCGCGACGAACACAAGGTCAAGTTCCAGTCCTCCATGCTGCTGCGCAACACCACCGGCTGTCTGAG gaACTTGAGCTCGGCGGGGGAGGAGGCGAGGAGCCAGCTGCGCTGCTGCGAAGGCCTGGTCGACTCGTTGCTGCACATCCTGAAGGCCTGCGTCAACACCTCGGACTACGACAGCAAG ATTGTGGAGAACAGCGTCTGCACCCTGAGGAACCTCTCGTACCGCCTGGAGGTGGAGATGCCGTCCTCCCGTCTCCTTGGCAACCAGGAGCTGGACACCCTGCTGGGTTTCTCCTCGCCGGTGAAGGAGCTGGACTACCTGTGCTGGGGGAAGAGACGGCGCGGCAGGAAGAGGGGCGGCTGGGCCGAAGGCAAG TGGGACGGCGTCGGCCCCATCCCAGGTTTCTGCCAGTCTCTGAGGGGGGCGGAGCTGCTGTGGCACCCCATGGTGGTGAAGCCGTACCTCAACCTGCTGGCTGAGAGCTCCAACCCGGCCACCCTGGAGGGCGCCGCCGGCTCCCTGCAGAACCTCTCCGCTGGAAACTGGAAG TTCTCCGCCTACATCCGAGCCGCTGTGCGTAAAGAGAAAGGTTTGCCCAtcctggtggagctgctgaggATGGACAACGATCGGGTGGTCTGCTCCGTCGCAACCGCACTCAGAAACATGGCGCTGGACAGCCGCAACAAGGAGCTGATCG GAAAGTACGCCATGCGGGACCTGGTGAACCGGCTGCCGGGCGGCACTCCCTCTGTGCTGTCCGACGACACGGTGGCATCGGTGTGCTGCACGCTGCATGAGGTCACCAGCCGCAACATGGAGAACGCCAAAGCTCTGGCTGACAGCGGCGGCATCGAGAAGCTGGTGGACATCAGCAAAGGACGAGGGAAAGG GTACTCAATGAAAGTAGTAAAGGCTGCTGCTCAGGTGTTGAACACACTGTGGCAATACAGAGAGCTGAGGAGTCTCTATAAACAG GACGGATGGAACTACACTCACTTTGTCACCCCAGTGTCCACCCTGGAGAGAGACCGCTACCGTTCCCAGCCGACCCTGCCCACCAGCCCTCTGCAGATGTCCCCTGTCATCCAGTCAG gtggcagtgCAACATCCTCGCCCGCCATGCTCGGGATAAGAAGACACAGCTCAAACTACCAGAGGGCGCAGTCATCTATGCAACTCGACACATATTATGGAGACAGTTTACACAAAAGGCAGTACACAG GGTCAGACAAGAAAACTCCCTATTTTATTGGGACATATTCCTCCCAGTCAGGAGAGGATATAAGAAGATCACAG CATCCAGAGCCATTCTACGACGAACCCGACAGGAAGAACTACAACAGCTACAGAATGTACCTGTCGTCGCCTCAAGGCTACGGCGAGGAGCGCTACGAGGACGAAGCGGTCCACCTGCCGTCCTCGCCCGACGGCTACGCCACCCAGTCGCTCCGATTCAAAGCCAACACCAACTACGTGGACTTCTACTCCACCACGCGGAGGCCTTCCAACAGGGCCAACAAGTTCACCGGGTCCCCCGACTCCTGGGTGTAG